A region from the Malus domestica chromosome 07, GDT2T_hap1 genome encodes:
- the LOC103448638 gene encoding putative UDP-rhamnose:rhamnosyltransferase 1 has product MGKNLRVVMLPYSAFGHIMPYFQLSIALAKSNVHVYFISTPRNIQRLPKIPSDLNPFIHLVPIPFPPLDPDFLPEGAEATVDLPFEKLDNLKVAYDLLQQPLKQFIGEELPDWILSDFAAHWVVDIAKEYGVSIAWFSPFSAACNVFFGSMENLLGTNRNHAIPTPESLTSPPDWVSFPSSVAYRDFVAPYVARGFFGVNKSGISDSARLAKILSASQALAIRTCDEVEGEYLEVFKKITGKPVISTGLLLPDLPAQRGKGGISTNDGIFEWLDKRKNKSVVFVGFGSECKLSKEQVFEIASGLELSGLPFLWALRNPNWANSDADALPPGFAEQTSERGLVCFGWVPQIEILGHPSVGGSLFHSGWGSVIETLQFGHVLVVLPLIIDQPLNARLLEDKGLAVEVKCSGDGSFSKDEIAKTLRHAMVEEEGEQLRSNARKAAAVFGDHKLHQDHYIGQFVNFLKSTVAA; this is encoded by the coding sequence atGGGGAAAAATCTGAGAGTTGTGATGCTTCCATATTCCGCCTTCGGCCACATAATGCCTTACTTTCAACTCTCCATTGCCTTGGCAAAGTCCAACGTTCATGTCTATTTCATATCCACCCCAAGAAACATCCAGAGGCTTCCCAAAATTCCATCTGATTTGAACCCTTTTATCCATTTAGTCCCCATCCCATTTCCTCCGCTGGATCCCGACTTCTTGCCGGAAGGAGCGGAGGCCACGGTGGATCTACCCTTCGAAAAACTTGACAACTTGAAGGTTGCATATGATCTACTGCAGCAACCCCTTAAGCAGTTCATTGGGGAGGAGTTGCCGGATTGGATACTATCTGATTTTGCAGCTCATTGGGTGGTCGACATTGCCAAAGAGTATGGTGTTTCAATTGCGTGGTTCTCTCCTTTCTCTGCTGCTTGCAATGTGTTTTTCGGCTCAATGGAAAACCTCTTGGGTACGAATAGAAATCATGCTATCCCAACACCGGAAAGTCTAACTTCACCCCCGGATTGGGTTAGTTTTCCTTCATCGGTTGCGTATAGAGACTTTGTGGCGCCTTATGTGGCGCGAGGCTTTTTTGGAGTCAATAAAAGTGGGATAAGTGATTCTGCAAGGCTTGCCAAGATTTTATCTGCAAGTCAAGCGTTAGCCATTCGAACTTGCGATGAGGTAGAAGGAGAATATTTGGAGGTTTTCAAGAAAATTACAGGAAAGCCTGTGATTTCCACAGGTTTGCTTCTTCCGGATCTACCTGCACAGAGGGGAAAAGGGGGAATTTCTACCAATGATGGGATCTTTGAATGGCTTGATAAGCGAAAAAACAAGTCAgttgtgtttgtagggtttggGAGTGAGTGTAAGTTGAGTAAAGAGCAAGTCTTTGAGATAGCTTCTGGGCTGGAGTTATCAGGACTCCCATTTCTCTGGGCACTCAGAAACCCCAACTGGGCAAATAGTGATGCTGATGCTTTACCTCCTGGTTTTGCTGAGCAAACATCAGAGAGAGGACTTGTTTGTTTCGGGTGGGTGCCCCAGATCGAGATTCTGGGGCACCCGTCAGTTGGTGGTTCTTTGTTTCACTCTGGATGGGGATCCGTGATTGAAACTCTGCAATTTGGGCATGTTCTTGTTGTGCTACCATTGATTATTGATCAGCCTCTGAATGCAAGGCTTCTGGAAGACAAGGGTCTGGCTGTGGAAGTGAAATGCAGCGGAGATGGGTCGTTTAGTAAAGATGAGATAGCCAAAACCCTAAGACATGCAATGGTGGAAGAGGAAGGAGAGCAGCTGAGATCCAATGCAAGGAAAGCTGCAGCTGTTTTTGGTGATCACAAGCTGCACCAAGACCACTACATCGGGCAGTTTGTCAACTTTCTAAAAAGTACGGTAGCAGCATAA